The following are encoded together in the uncultured Sphaerochaeta sp. genome:
- a CDS encoding YhbY family RNA-binding protein, with amino-acid sequence MNSSVRNFLRSQAHSLKPIVMVGKEGVDDRVVSALNEALSSHELVKVKFQAKKDEMRPLSEQLAQKTDSDLISIIGFIATFYRESEEHLIHIPKELARKSE; translated from the coding sequence ATGAATAGCAGTGTGAGAAATTTTCTTCGATCACAAGCACACTCCCTCAAGCCGATTGTCATGGTCGGCAAAGAGGGTGTTGATGATCGAGTAGTATCTGCTTTGAATGAAGCCTTATCCAGCCATGAGCTGGTGAAGGTTAAGTTCCAGGCAAAAAAGGATGAGATGAGACCTCTCTCAGAACAGTTGGCCCAGAAGACGGATAGTGATTTGATCAGTATCATCGGCTTCATTGCTACGTTTTACCGCGAAAGCGAGGAGCATCTCATACATATTCCCAAGGAACTTGCCAGAAAGAGTGAGTAA
- a CDS encoding (4Fe-4S)-binding protein, with product MALTEQTIKALKAEGFLHNRGTENFSARIITGNGTLQAERLSQLSYLSETYGNGMVSLTGRLTVEIPGIPYSRIPAFREEVASLSLSTGGTGAKVRPVVACKGSTCIYGLADTQSLAQKIHTAFYEGWHEVIFPHKFKIAVGGCPNSCVKPELNDLGIVGQKMMHLSPECKACGRCISEKRCPMGAIKQREDGKRYIDRNLCNNCSRCLETCPFGKITADKPRYKLYLGGRWGKLKRYGTPLPLLYSEEQLFPLITRILNLYKEEGRPAERFASVVERLGMDHIARVLHETV from the coding sequence ATGGCGCTTACAGAACAAACGATCAAAGCATTGAAGGCAGAAGGGTTTCTACATAATCGAGGAACAGAGAACTTTTCCGCCCGTATCATTACAGGGAACGGCACCTTACAAGCAGAGAGGCTCTCACAGCTCTCCTACCTCAGTGAGACCTATGGCAATGGTATGGTAAGTCTTACCGGTAGGCTCACCGTTGAGATCCCCGGTATCCCCTACTCCCGTATTCCTGCCTTCCGGGAGGAGGTTGCATCCCTCTCCCTGTCAACCGGGGGAACAGGAGCGAAAGTCAGACCGGTTGTAGCCTGTAAGGGAAGTACGTGCATTTATGGACTGGCTGATACCCAATCCCTTGCGCAGAAAATCCATACTGCATTCTATGAAGGTTGGCATGAGGTCATCTTTCCTCACAAATTCAAGATAGCAGTGGGAGGATGCCCAAACAGTTGTGTAAAACCTGAGCTCAATGATCTTGGCATTGTAGGGCAGAAAATGATGCATCTTTCACCTGAGTGCAAGGCTTGTGGCCGTTGCATCAGTGAGAAGCGCTGCCCAATGGGAGCAATCAAGCAACGTGAAGATGGGAAACGGTATATTGACCGAAACCTCTGCAACAACTGTAGCCGATGCCTCGAGACTTGCCCATTTGGGAAAATCACCGCAGATAAGCCCCGCTACAAACTTTATCTCGGAGGCCGATGGGGCAAGCTGAAACGGTATGGGACACCACTGCCCCTATTGTATAGTGAGGAACAGCTCTTCCCTTTGATCACCCGAATATTGAACCTCTACAAAGAAGAGGGAAGACCAGCAGAGCGTTTTGCATCCGTGGTGGAACGCCTCGGGATGGACCATATAGCGAGGGTACTACATGAAACTGTATAA
- a CDS encoding AMP-binding protein: protein MATHKKGEKPWDFLEAYRGNKFKGAWPTVVEMFEISVERYPQNKCFTAFVPQYETFSYSEVHSYVLSVADYLVSKGVKKDDKIAVIGKNSPEWAIAYLGILFAGAIVVPLDNTLVNKDMSKYLEFAGVKILFADADRVETFDAENKLGLTDRISLEKEGNMPFILDCKAETQDRHKAESEDTAAILFTSGTTGTPKGVMLSHRNMVADCYLAQGHMTLYPTDVFYAILPIHHSYTMMAVFFEAMSVGASIVFGKKLVISQVLKELKEGEVTMFLAVPMLFNKMIAALMNGVKEKGIVLYGIIRFMMGVSGVLKKIFKVNVGKKMFGFLLKKLSLDTNRICISGGGPLPASTFKMFNQLGIDFVQGYGLTETSPITHLNPVEAYIESSVGKKLPQTEVKIMNPDAEGNGIIYIKGPMVMQGYYNNPEATAEVLEDGWLNTGDVGYQDAQGYLYLTGRAKNLIVTEGGKNVFPEEIEDHFQLYTEIDTICVLGYLVDKKNKSEGIRALIYPAEKYRDEMAKEHGDSAKAVIEERMQQIVSEVNKELQSYKKITRVTVVDEPLEMTSTKKVKRFVVAQKYKD, encoded by the coding sequence ATGGCAACACACAAGAAAGGTGAGAAACCTTGGGATTTCCTTGAGGCTTATCGGGGTAACAAGTTCAAAGGTGCATGGCCAACTGTGGTGGAAATGTTCGAGATCTCAGTCGAACGCTATCCCCAGAACAAGTGTTTTACAGCCTTTGTTCCACAGTACGAAACCTTTAGCTATTCAGAAGTGCATTCGTATGTTCTTTCGGTTGCGGATTATCTTGTCTCCAAGGGTGTAAAAAAGGATGACAAGATTGCAGTGATAGGAAAGAACAGTCCTGAGTGGGCTATTGCCTATCTTGGTATCCTTTTTGCCGGAGCGATTGTAGTGCCCTTGGACAATACCTTGGTTAATAAGGATATGTCCAAGTACTTGGAGTTTGCAGGTGTGAAGATTCTCTTTGCAGATGCTGACCGTGTGGAAACCTTTGATGCAGAGAATAAGCTTGGATTGACTGATCGAATTTCCTTGGAGAAAGAAGGGAACATGCCTTTTATCCTGGACTGCAAGGCAGAGACTCAGGATAGACATAAGGCAGAGAGTGAGGATACCGCTGCGATTCTCTTTACCAGCGGAACCACAGGAACTCCAAAAGGCGTTATGCTGAGCCATCGCAATATGGTTGCAGATTGTTACCTTGCACAGGGACATATGACGCTGTATCCCACTGATGTATTCTATGCAATTCTTCCAATCCATCACTCCTATACCATGATGGCGGTCTTCTTTGAGGCCATGAGTGTAGGGGCTTCCATTGTCTTTGGCAAAAAATTGGTTATTAGCCAAGTGCTCAAGGAGCTAAAGGAGGGTGAGGTAACGATGTTCCTTGCTGTTCCCATGCTTTTCAACAAGATGATTGCTGCCCTGATGAATGGTGTAAAGGAGAAAGGTATAGTCCTCTACGGGATCATACGATTCATGATGGGAGTTTCTGGTGTCCTGAAGAAGATATTCAAGGTGAATGTCGGCAAGAAGATGTTTGGCTTCTTGCTCAAGAAGCTTTCCCTCGATACGAACCGCATTTGTATTAGTGGCGGCGGACCGCTTCCTGCTTCAACCTTCAAGATGTTCAACCAGCTTGGAATTGATTTTGTACAGGGCTATGGACTTACCGAAACCAGTCCTATCACTCACCTCAATCCAGTGGAAGCGTATATTGAGAGTTCGGTCGGCAAAAAGTTGCCGCAGACTGAAGTCAAGATCATGAATCCGGATGCTGAGGGTAATGGGATTATCTATATCAAGGGACCCATGGTCATGCAGGGATATTACAATAACCCCGAAGCCACCGCTGAGGTGCTTGAGGATGGATGGCTGAATACCGGTGATGTTGGCTATCAGGATGCACAGGGGTATCTCTACCTGACCGGAAGAGCAAAGAATCTTATCGTGACCGAAGGTGGTAAGAATGTGTTCCCCGAGGAGATTGAGGACCACTTCCAGCTCTACACTGAGATAGATACGATCTGTGTACTCGGGTATCTCGTTGACAAGAAGAACAAGAGTGAAGGGATCAGGGCCTTGATTTATCCTGCTGAAAAGTATCGTGACGAAATGGCAAAAGAGCACGGTGATTCTGCCAAGGCTGTAATAGAGGAGAGGATGCAGCAAATTGTGAGCGAGGTAAACAAAGAGTTGCAGTCCTACAAGAAAATCACTCGTGTCACCGTGGTAGATGAACCGCTTGAAATGACCAGTACCAAAAAAGTAAAGCGTTTCGTAGTTGCACAAAAGTACAAGGACTAG
- a CDS encoding LysR family transcriptional regulator: MTIRDLSIFIAVAEQLSMSKAAEKLHLAQPTVSAVIGSLEKDYGVLLFDRLGRGLHLTDEGRFLLSRSRSIVGLVDTLESELGAYTRQQTIRIGATITVGSTLLADLIARFESNHPLLRAQIQVDNTQTIERLLLDGSLDLALIEGVVQSKSLICNPCYVDELIPVCARKFPAPSTLSLKTLSDYPLILREEGSGTRALFVGLLQEQGISFEEKWSCHSSDAIVSAVCAGQGITVISRRLVRHLIKEGTLRELSLLGVDMKRNFSLVHHKDKVFTPSMEKLLHLLKCDTMQE, from the coding sequence ATGACAATTCGAGATCTTTCCATTTTCATTGCAGTAGCCGAACAGCTGTCCATGAGCAAGGCAGCAGAGAAGCTGCATCTCGCCCAGCCAACAGTCAGTGCGGTGATAGGTTCCCTTGAGAAGGATTACGGGGTTTTACTGTTCGATCGGTTGGGACGGGGTTTGCATTTGACCGATGAGGGGAGGTTCCTCCTCTCACGATCTCGTTCGATTGTTGGTTTGGTCGATACCCTTGAAAGTGAACTTGGGGCATATACTCGGCAGCAGACGATCAGAATTGGTGCAACCATCACCGTCGGAAGCACACTGCTTGCTGATCTTATTGCACGCTTTGAAAGCAATCACCCACTCTTGCGTGCCCAAATACAGGTTGACAACACACAGACCATTGAGAGATTGCTACTTGATGGGAGCCTGGATTTGGCCTTGATTGAGGGAGTGGTGCAAAGTAAGTCACTGATATGTAACCCCTGTTATGTTGATGAATTGATTCCCGTGTGTGCAAGGAAGTTTCCTGCCCCTTCAACGCTTAGCTTAAAGACATTGAGTGACTATCCACTTATTCTCAGGGAGGAAGGCAGTGGGACGAGGGCATTGTTTGTTGGGTTGTTGCAGGAGCAGGGAATTTCCTTTGAGGAGAAATGGTCATGCCATAGCAGTGATGCCATTGTAAGTGCAGTGTGCGCAGGTCAGGGGATTACAGTTATTTCCAGGCGTTTGGTACGTCATCTGATCAAGGAAGGTACACTCAGGGAATTGTCTTTGCTGGGAGTGGATATGAAGCGGAATTTCTCACTTGTTCATCACAAGGACAAGGTATTTACTCCTTCGATGGAGAAGTTATTGCATCTACTGAAATGTGATACGATGCAAGAGTGA